The Symphalangus syndactylus isolate Jambi chromosome 1, NHGRI_mSymSyn1-v2.1_pri, whole genome shotgun sequence DNA segment ctgtgtagtcccagctatttgggaggctgaggtgggaagatcacttgagtctgggaggtcaaggctgcagtgagccttgaaattgcatcactgcactccagcctgggtgacagagtgagaccctgtctcaaaaacaaaacaaaaacaaaaaacacacacacaatttaaccATCATATTTATCATCACCATTCTTCCAAATACTTGTGGAAGtatatgcctcagcctcccaagtagccgggactacaggttcgtgccaccacgcctggttaattttttgtatttttagtagagatggagtttcactgtgttagccaggctgttctcgatctcctgacctcaggatctgccctccttggcctcccaaagtgctgggattacaggcgtgagccaccgcgcttggccccTTCTTGCTCTTAAGATCATGTTTATTTAGGTATAATTTAGatacaataaaatgaacaaatcataagtattctgtttatttgtttgtttttttagagacaaagtctcactttgttacccaggctggtctcaaactcctaagctcaagtgatcctctcgccttcatctcacagggtgatgggattacaggcctgagccaccctgcctggcctatgcatttctttatattgatgagtagtattccattgtattgatATAGCACAATtagtttatctgttcatctgttggacatttggatttttttcaaattttggttATCATGAATAAAGGACTTTGGTGTTGTTATGCTTCCATTTATCTTGGGTAAATACTTATGAGTGCAATGGCTAGATCATATTGTAGATATAAATTAAGAAAGACCCTGTTTTTCCAAGTGGTTGGAGGCCGggtgtgggaggcaggaggattactggaacccaagagtttgaaatcagcttgggcaacatagggaaaaataaacaaaactaggccaggcgcggtggctcaggcctgtaatcccagcactttggaaggccaaggtgggcagattgcctgagctcaggaattggagaccagcctgggcaacaggatgaaaccccatctcgacttaaaatacaaaaacttagcagggtgtggcagcgtgcgcctgtagccccaggtacttaggaggatgaggcaggagaatcccttgaacccggggactcgggaggcggaggttgcagtgagctgagatcgcattgcactccagcctgggcaaaaagagcgaaactctatcttaaagattaaaaaaataaaaaggccgggcgcggtgcctcatgcctgaaatcccaccgctttgggaggccaaggtgggaggattacctgagttcATGACCAGCacaaccaacatgatgaaaccccgtctctactaaaaatacaaaaaattagccgggcacggtggctcacgtctgtaatcccagcattttgggaggccgagacggatagatggcgaggtcaggagtttgagaccagcctgaccaatatggtgaaactccgtctctactaaaaatacaaaaaaattagccaggcgttggtggcgcatgcctgtaacctcagctattagggaggctgaggcagaagaattgcttgaacccgggaggcggaggttgcagtgagccgagattgcgccactgcactccagcctgggcgacagagcgagactccgtctcaaaaacaacaacaacaacaacaacaaaaacagactaCCGCCCTAAGCAGTGAAAGAAACCCAAAGGGAGCCGAATGGCTTGCATACAGAAAGGCTGGGCAGTTGCTAGGCGCGGCTCGCGGGTAGTCTCTAAGCCTCGCGCAGTGACTGGCTGAAGAAGAACTTCCGTGGGAGGGGCGcggtgacccatgcctgtaattcccgcactttcggaggccgaggtgggcggattacttgaggccagggattcgagaccagcctggacaatatggtgaaacctcgtctctagtaaaaattaaaaaaaaaaaaattagccgggcatggtggcgggcacctgtaatgccagctagtagggaggctgaggcaggagaatcgcttgaatcccggagacagaggttgcagtgagtcgagataacgccactgcactacagctggggcgacagagcgagatgccgtgttaaaaacgaaaaaaaaaaaaaaaacttccgcAGGCACTTCCGACTCCCGGCCGACCCTGAGCGTCGGTGATTGGCTGGGCTGGCCGTACGCGGGACCTCCCGGGAGTTGTAGTTCTTGAGGCTCGGCTGAGGATGCCGGGAAGGGCTGGTGGTCGGGGGCCTAGAGCGGCGGTTGCACTTAGTTGCGGCTGCTGTCACCATGTCCCGCGTTTTGGTGCCTTGCCATGTGAAAGGCACCGTAGCCCTCCAGGTGGGCGACGTGCGGACCTCCCAAGGCCGGCCTGGCGTGCTGGTCATCGATGTCACCTTCCCCAGCGTCGCTCCCTTCGAGGTGAGCAAGCCTGGTGGGCGCGACCGAGGCTCCCGGGCGGGGCCGACCTGGAATCTCGGTCGTTTCCCAGGCATTTAATCTTTTACAGGAAAGCCTCTGCCGTCTTCCCTGCGCTTGCAGATTAgttagtcattcatttatttagtccTTCAGTTAACACATTTTTCCTAGAATTGAGCTTCCTGTCTTGTTCTCTGCTGTCTCTTGCCCACATCCAGGACAACGCTGGCATGCAGGTGGCCAGAGTGGGCTAGGTTTTGCTGGAAATACCAAATAGTGAACCAAAATAGAAGTTAGGGGTCATTTTTTCCCTGGCCACAGTTGGGGATCGCTAAGCAATGATTTACCCCAAAACCTGccgcctccccccgcccccccgcttttttttttttttttttttgaatcggagttcactcttgttgcccaggctggagtgcaatggcactatctcggctcaccgcaacctccgcctcccggattcaagcacttctcctgcctcagcctcccaagtagctgggattacaggcatgcaccaccatgcctggctaattttgtatttttagtagagacggggtttctccatattggtcaggctggtctcgaactcccgacctcaggtgatccgcccacctcggcctctcaaagtgctgggattacaggcatgagccaccgcgcctggccactctTCCCCATTCTTATAGTCCCTGCCAGAGGTCACTTACCTCAACACCATCCCCATAATGACTCGAGTTGCCAATCTCCAGTTGCACTTCCACATCACTTGATAGAGTGACTGGACACTGTATGACTCAACAAAGAGGGCAAAACCCACCTCCAATGGCCTGGCATTGAGAGCCCTTTGTGTCTGTGTCCCAcctgtttctgtctcttttttttttttttttgagatggaggttcactcttgttgcccaggctggagtgcagtggcactatcttggctcactgcaacctctgcctcctgggttcaagcaattatcctgcctcagcctcccaagtagctgggattataggcacccaccaccacacccggctaaatttttgtattttttagtagaaacggggtttcactggccgggcgtggtggctcaagcctgtaatcccagcactttgggaggccgaggtgggcggatcacaaggtcaggagattgagaccatcctgactaacacggtgaaaccccgtctctactaaaaatacaaaaaattaggccgggtgcgatggctcaaacctgtaatcccagcactttgggaggctgaggcgggcggatcacaaggtcaggagatcgagaccatcctggctaacacggtgaaaccccgtctctactaaaaatacaaaaaattaggctgggcgcggtggctcacgcttgtaatcccagcactttgggaggccgaggcgggcggatcacgaggtcaggagatcgagaccacggtgaaaccccgtctctactaaaaatacaaaaaaattagccgggcgtggtggcaggcgcctgtagtcccagctactcggagaggctgaggcaggagaatggcgtgaacccgggaggcggagcttgcagtgagccgagattgcgccactgcactccagcctgggggacagagaaagactccgtctcaaaaaaaaaaaaaaaaaaattcaaaaaattagccgggcgtgttggcgtgcgcctgtagtcccagctactcaggggggctgaggcaggagaatggcgtgcacccgggaggcggagcttgcattgagccgagattgcaccactgcaatccagcctgtgggacagagagagactccgtctcaaaaaaaaaaaaagaaacagggtttcaccatgtgggacgggctggtctcgaactcgtgacatcaggtgatccacctgcccgggcttcccaaagtgttgggattacaggtgtgagccactgcgcccagccctgtctctctgtctcaggaGCTTTGTGCTGTGGTGTGTGGTTCTCCCCCAAGCTGTTCCTTACCATCAGCTGGGAAACTTAATTAAAGAGCCCAACCTTGGAAATCCTGACTTAGTAGACTAAGGTGaagcctggataatttatttaGTAACACATTTTCTTGGGTAATTCTGATGAGTATCCAATGACAAGATCCACTGCAGTAGTCAAGCCGAATCACTGGCTGTTCCAGTGGCACACCAGGTTCTCTCACCCTTTGGCAATTATTTGTATATGCTACTTTTACAttatctacatttcttttttttttttttttttccctaagagggagtctcgttttgtcacccaggctggagttacagtggcttgatcttggctcactgcaacctccacctcctgggttcaagcagttctcctgcctcagcctcccgagtagctgggactacaggcatgccacaccacgctcagctaactttttgtatttttggtagagattgggtttcactatgttggtcaagctggtctcgaactcctgaactcaaatgatccgcccgccccagcctcccaaagtgctgggattacagatgtaagccaccgcacccagcctacattttctacatttcttatttttgagacggtgtctcgctctgtcgcgcccaggctggagtggagtggcgtgatctcagctcactgcaagctccacctcctgggttcactccattctcctgcctcagcctcccgagtagctgggactacaggtgcccaccaccacgcctggctaattttttgtatttttagtagagacggagtttcaccatgttagccaggatggtctcgatctcctgacctcgtgatccgcccacctcggcctcccaaagtgctgggattacaggtgtgagccaccgtgcccggccacgttTTCTACATTTCTTAGTCCACTTGGTGAACTCTTCCTCCTTCAGGCCTCATATGTACATTTTCTGCCTCTTCCAGGGTTAGAACTCTGCCCTCTAGCAGCATCTTGGACATGTGGCAAGATCTGCAGTCATGGTTTGTTTCCATGACCTACTCATTTAGACTGTGAACACCTTTAGGAAGGCAGAATTGTCTTTGGGCCCTAGTGATACTTGTTGAAATTGTTAATTTAGTAGAAGAGTACATTCAAAGGggaagaggcaggtggatcacctaaggtcaggaatgtgagagcatcctggccaacatggtgaaattctgtctctactaaaaatacaaaacaattagctgggagtggtgacatgtacctgtagtcccggctactagggaggctgaggcaggagaatcgcttgaacctgggaggtggaggttgcagtaagctgagatcacgctactgcactccagcctgggcaacagagcaagatttcctctcaaaaaaaaaaaaaaaaagcagggaaggAAGAGGTGGCATCTTTGACCTTTGAGCTTTTCAGGCCCTGGGCCTGGGTCTGACTTGTTGTAATGGGTTGTATGTGTTCTAGTTGCAGGAAATCACGTTTAAGAATTACTACACAGCTTTTTTGAGCATCCGTGTCCGTCAGCACACCTCAGCACACACACCTGCCAAGTGGGTGACCTGCCTGCGGGACTACTGTCTAATGCCCGACCCACACAGTGAGGAGGGAGCCCAGGAGTATGTATCGCTGTTCAAGCATCAGGTCAGCTGGGCCTCAGGATGGCCAGGGCAGCCCAGATGAGGACTTATCAGAGGTGGGGGTATTGGATCAATATACCAAGAGGGAAGAGGGGGCCAGTCTGGCCTAGACTGTGGCTTCCAGGGAAGTGCCTTGGAGGGACTACTGTTCCTTCCTTCCCAAAGGCCTGCGGGGTGGGCAGCATTCTGGCTCATTGCTGGTTGGGAGGCTTTTGGGCAGTGAGCTGGGTCCTCGCTGggtccttgtgtgtgtgtgtcagatgCTGTGTGACATGGCTAGAATATCGGAGCTGCGCCTGATTCTGCGGCAGCCATCACCACTGTGGCTGTCTTTCACAGTGGAGGAGCTGCAGATCTATCAGCAGGGACCAAAGGTAAGTGACTAGCTCAGCTGCTGGCTGGCCCTTTCCCCAGAAAGCTTCTATGACTGGGAAAGCTAGGTGGTGGGGTGGGTAATGGGTGAAGATTGTGAATGGGGCCTTCATGGAGGTTAGCTGGGTGTGAATGCTGGAAGCTCACAATGAGAGGTGAGGCCATGTCCCTACATCCCCTGACCTTTGGGGCCACCTGCTACTTTCAGAGCTGGAGCCTTTAGGTGCCGGGAGACACTTTTGAGCTTATGTTTCTGAGGACTCTGTCTGCACAGCAGGAGAACTTAGGTAGTCTGACTGTCCCTTTAGGTCTCTGTGGGCTCCCTAAACAGGGTTTTCCCAGTGTCTGAGGCCCAGGGGCCCTTCTCTTTGCTCCTAGGACCTTGGAACCTGGTCCCAGAGCTGTCCACTTTGTCTCACTCAGGGCAGTACATCTTTGCTTTGCAGAGCCCCTCCGTGACCTTTCCCAAGTGGCTCTCCCACCCAGTGCCCTGTGAGCAACCTGCACTCCTCCGTGAGGTAAGCCCTCACCCTAGGTAAGAACCACGTGTGAATGGCTCTAGTGTCCAGCACAGGCCAGGTGGACCCCTTCCTGTAAAATTctggggctgggcccagggcccttgGGTGTTATCTTCCTCCTGGGTATTCTGTGGGATTTGAGGCATCTCTGTTGTGGGGCTACATCAGGCCCTAACCTCATGTTTCATAAGCCATCTGAGAATGTTCTTGGTCTCAGCTGGAGGGCCCCTAGCCCAGGTTGGCCTCTCTGGAGCCCTAAGGGCACTGCTGGGGAGAGACCCATGGCCACTGACCCCTCCTTCTGGAGCAGGGTCTCCCAGACCCCAGCAGGGTATCCTCCGAGGTGCAGCAGATGTGGGCACTGACAGAGATGATCCGGGCCAGTCACACCTCCACAAGGATCGGCCGCTTTGATGTAAGTAATCGCTTCCCTCTGCTTGGCTTGCTTTGCCCTGAGCAGATCAGACCTGatggtcttttgtatttcagGTGGATGGCTGTTACGACCTGAACTTGCTCTCCTACACTTGAATGGTTGCTCCTAGCCAAGATGTTGGCCTTTCTGTGCCCACCCAGACTTGGTTTTGGCCACCAGAGGCTGAAGTGTGTTTCCTGTGCATTCCAAGTGTTGCCTGCATGCCTGTTCTGTCCGGGCCACGTTCACAGATTCAAGATTCTCAGGGGCTTACCATGTTACTTCAGCATGAGCTCCTGGCAGGGGGTGCTCTGTCTTCGCCTGGCTGCAACTCAATTCTTCCTTCTACCCAAAAACACTCGTCAGTTATACTTACTGAGAATCCCTGAGTGCCCTCTGCCCCTTCTGCCAACATGCACATTCCTGTCTTCTGCCTATTCCCTCACCTCAGTGCAGTAGGGCTGGGCTGACCTACTAAAACCTGCTCCATGTATGGACCTGGAAGGCCATTGCTGCCATGGCACTTGGGACActtgaggaagaaacagaaaccttATTTCTTCCTGTGTGTCCCCTAgtggttttctttccatttgtgttatgccacagaaagaaatttcctgTCTAAACTCTTCTGCTGCCTGCCTAGGAAGGAAACCTGAAGATTTGGGCAGCCTGAGTCTCTCGGTTTCTGAGCTGGCTCCTGAATATATGTTCAAGTGGGTGTGCCCATAGGGCCTGGGCACGTGTCTCTAGCAAAACCAGGGCCTGAGAATAAGAACTGGGACCCTtctaggcagggcgcggtggctcacgcctgtaatcccagcactttgggaggccaaggcaggtgggtcacctgaggtcaagagttccagaccagcctgaccaacctggagaaaccccgtctctactaaaaatacaaaaaattagctgggtgtggtggtaggcacctgtaatcccagctacttgggaggctgaggcaggagaatctcttgaacccgggaagtggaggttgcggacctgagatcgtgccattgcactccagcctgggcaacaagagcaaaactccatcttaaaaaaaaaaaaaaaaaacaactgggaCCCTTCTGCCATCTGACATAGCCCAAAGCACATCTCTATCCTTTCTCCCAGTTGCCcctctccttttttgttgttttttttttgaggtggagttttgctcttgttgcccaggctggagtgcagtggtgcaatcttggctcattgcaacctccgcctcccgggttcaagcgattctcctgcctcagtctcctgagtagctgggattacagtcatgtgccaccatgcctggctaatcttgtatttgtagtagagacggggtttctccatgttggtcaggctggtctcgaactcccgacctcaggtgatccacctgccttggccttccaaagtgctgggattacaggcatgagccaccgtgcccggcctgccccTTTCCAAGAGATATGCTTAGCATGATGAGAGATCAACCACGGTGGGGAGTGGGTCTAAGTAAGGGTTCCCATTGTTGCATTTTAAGAGGCCTAGGTCCTCCATTAACTCAGGCCAACTATTAAGTGATGCAGGCTGCTCTTCCTTCATGTGAGAAAAACCTGTTTCCCTCTGGTTCTTCCTGGCTTTGCACCTGGTGGCTATTACAAAGCAGTACTGCAGTATGTCTTGGACCTGGAAAGTTGGACATGTGTGTGGCTCAACAGTTTTCTTGGGGGAGTTCAGTGACCTTTTGGTGGCCA contains these protein-coding regions:
- the NICN1 gene encoding nicolin-1 isoform X4, producing MSRVLVPCHVKGTVALQVGDVRTSQGRPGVLVIDVTFPSVAPFEEITFKNYYTAFLSIRVRQHTSAHTPAKWVTCLRDYCLMPDPHSEEGAQEYVSLFKHQSPSVTFPKWLSHPVPCEQPALLREGLPDPSRVSSEVQQMWALTEMIRASHTSTRIGRFDVDGCYDLNLLSYT
- the NICN1 gene encoding nicolin-1 isoform X1; amino-acid sequence: MSRVLVPCHVKGTVALQVGDVRTSQGRPGVLVIDVTFPSVAPFELQEITFKNYYTAFLSIRVRQHTSAHTPAKWVTCLRDYCLMPDPHSEEGAQEYVSLFKHQMLCDMARISELRLILRQPSPLWLSFTVEELQIYQQGPKSPSVTFPKWLSHPVPCEQPALLREGLPDPSRVSSEVQQMWALTEMIRASHTSTRIGRFDVDGCYDLNLLSYT
- the NICN1 gene encoding nicolin-1 isoform X3, whose translation is MSRVLVPCHVKGTVALQVGDVRTSQGRPGVLVIDVTFPSVAPFELQEITFKNYYTAFLSIRVRQHTSAHTPAKWVTCLRDYCLMPDPHSEEGAQEYVSLFKHQSPSVTFPKWLSHPVPCEQPALLREGLPDPSRVSSEVQQMWALTEMIRASHTSTRIGRFDVDGCYDLNLLSYT
- the NICN1 gene encoding nicolin-1 isoform X2, which gives rise to MSRVLVPCHVKGTVALQVGDVRTSQGRPGVLVIDVTFPSVAPFEEITFKNYYTAFLSIRVRQHTSAHTPAKWVTCLRDYCLMPDPHSEEGAQEYVSLFKHQMLCDMARISELRLILRQPSPLWLSFTVEELQIYQQGPKSPSVTFPKWLSHPVPCEQPALLREGLPDPSRVSSEVQQMWALTEMIRASHTSTRIGRFDVDGCYDLNLLSYT